The following coding sequences lie in one Rhizobium rhododendri genomic window:
- a CDS encoding flagellin → MTSINTNNAAMAALSTLRGINSSLQSTQSAVSSGLRISNASQNAAYWSIATTMKSDIGAIGAVSDALGLGAAKVDTAYTAMDSAIDIVGQIKNKLVTAKEGSVDKAKVQEELGQLQAQLKSVAESASFNGANWVVAASGGSASVVSSFVRNGSGGVAVTESSYSFNTGSQGNVLFGVNSSGEAETSSGILGTTEHIGSSDFSVYSLDIRGMTGSGIDSSMNMVESALQAMTTAAAQLGSLSSRIDLQTTFASSLSDAITSGVGKLVDANMEQESSKLSALQTQQQLAVQSLSIANSSSQNILSLFK, encoded by the coding sequence ATGACGAGCATCAACACCAATAATGCTGCGATGGCAGCCCTTTCCACATTGCGTGGAATCAACAGCAGTCTCCAGTCGACCCAGAGCGCTGTCTCTTCGGGCCTGCGTATTTCCAACGCTTCCCAGAACGCAGCCTATTGGTCGATTGCAACCACAATGAAGTCGGATATCGGCGCGATCGGCGCAGTATCGGACGCCCTCGGTCTGGGTGCTGCCAAGGTCGACACGGCCTACACGGCGATGGATAGCGCCATCGACATCGTCGGCCAGATCAAGAACAAGCTCGTCACAGCCAAGGAAGGCAGTGTCGACAAGGCAAAGGTCCAGGAAGAACTCGGCCAGCTTCAGGCGCAATTGAAGAGCGTCGCCGAATCGGCCTCCTTCAACGGTGCAAACTGGGTTGTTGCCGCCTCCGGCGGTTCTGCTTCGGTCGTCTCCTCCTTCGTGCGCAACGGTTCGGGCGGCGTCGCTGTCACAGAGTCCTCCTACTCGTTCAACACAGGGTCGCAGGGCAACGTGTTGTTCGGCGTCAACAGTAGCGGCGAAGCCGAAACCAGCTCCGGCATTCTGGGCACGACCGAACACATCGGCTCCTCGGACTTCTCCGTTTACAGCCTCGATATCCGCGGCATGACGGGTTCCGGCATCGACAGCTCGATGAACATGGTGGAATCTGCCCTGCAGGCCATGACCACTGCTGCTGCCCAGCTCGGTTCGCTGTCCAGCCGTATCGACCTCCAGACGACGTTCGCCTCGTCGCTGAGCGATGCCATCACCTCGGGTGTCGGCAAGCTCGTCGATGCCAACATGGAACAGGAATCGAGCAAGCTCTCGGCGCTGCAGACGCAGCAGCAGCTGGCGGTCCAGTCGCTGTCGATTGCCAACTCCTCTTCGCAGAACATCCTGTCGCTGTTCAAGTAA
- a CDS encoding flagellin has protein sequence MTSILTNVPAMSALQTLRSINTNLQDTQSRVSSGYRVGKASDNAAYWSIATTMRSDNSALSAVSDALGLGAAKVDTAYTAMDSAIEVVQNIKNKLVTAKEGSVDKKDVQEEISQLQQQLESVAESASFSGQNWMIASDGASASVVSSFVRTSTGGVAVNSTSYRFNASSQGNVLFGSNAYGEVNTSSGIIGSGSLFGATTFSVYSLDIKGMTSGQVDKALTMVESALQAMTTAASQLGSLANRIDLQTNFVSALGDTIDAGVGKLVDANMEEESSKLTALQTQQQLAIQSLSIANSSAQNVLSLFK, from the coding sequence ATGACCAGCATTCTTACCAACGTTCCAGCCATGTCTGCATTGCAGACACTGCGCAGCATCAATACCAACCTGCAGGACACGCAGAGCCGGGTATCTTCCGGATATCGCGTCGGTAAGGCTTCGGACAATGCGGCCTACTGGTCGATTGCGACCACGATGCGCTCCGACAACAGCGCCCTTTCAGCTGTCTCCGACGCCCTTGGCCTTGGCGCCGCGAAAGTCGATACAGCCTACACGGCTATGGATAGCGCCATCGAGGTGGTCCAGAACATCAAGAACAAGCTCGTCACCGCCAAGGAAGGCAGCGTCGACAAGAAGGATGTCCAGGAAGAAATCTCCCAGCTCCAGCAGCAATTGGAAAGCGTTGCCGAGTCCGCGTCCTTCTCCGGCCAGAACTGGATGATCGCTTCAGACGGTGCCTCAGCCTCGGTCGTATCGTCGTTCGTGCGCACCAGCACCGGCGGTGTCGCGGTCAACAGCACCAGCTATCGCTTCAATGCCAGCTCGCAGGGCAATGTCCTGTTCGGCTCCAACGCCTACGGAGAGGTCAACACCTCCAGCGGCATCATCGGCAGCGGCTCCCTTTTTGGCGCGACGACATTTTCTGTCTACAGCCTCGATATCAAGGGCATGACCTCCGGACAGGTCGACAAGGCCCTGACCATGGTCGAATCAGCGCTGCAGGCGATGACCACAGCGGCATCGCAACTGGGCTCGCTTGCCAATCGCATTGATCTGCAGACGAACTTTGTCTCGGCGCTGGGCGACACGATCGATGCCGGCGTCGGCAAGCTCGTCGATGCCAATATGGAAGAGGAATCGAGCAAGCTGACTGCCCTGCAAACCCAGCAGCAGCTCGCCATCCAGTCCCTGTCCATCGCCAACAGCAGCGCCCAGAACGTCCTGTCGCTGTTCAAATAA
- a CDS encoding flagellin — protein MSSLTTNAFALGALTVLRGVNKDLSTAQQQVSSGYRIGSAADDPSYWSMSMTMKSDSSSLKTIGDAMSLGASKVDTAYTAMTSVIDVLTEIQAKLVSASETGVDKDKLNTDIQALKAQLQSTVESASFAGSNWLYNSQGVADTSQSVISNFVRGTSGQVTLNTIDYDSSQSLMIDTADPSRGLLTKTVDANSIASDGTGTARNYYLLAPAGSTGTSGGTEISLSAATTSGQVTDMLNVTHSLLTAATSAASNMGVTKARIDSQTTFVAGLQDAIDTSVGDLVDTNMEEASARVTSLTTAQQLGVQSLSIANTMASKILVLLQNG, from the coding sequence ATGAGCAGCTTGACCACGAACGCTTTTGCGCTTGGCGCACTCACTGTCTTGCGCGGTGTCAACAAGGACCTGAGCACGGCCCAGCAGCAGGTGTCGTCCGGCTACCGTATCGGCTCTGCCGCTGACGATCCGTCCTACTGGTCGATGTCCATGACGATGAAGTCGGACAGCTCGAGCCTGAAGACCATCGGCGACGCGATGTCGCTTGGCGCCAGCAAGGTCGACACCGCCTACACCGCGATGACCTCGGTGATCGACGTGCTCACGGAGATCCAGGCAAAGCTCGTCAGCGCGAGCGAGACGGGTGTCGACAAGGACAAGCTCAATACGGATATCCAGGCACTCAAGGCGCAGTTGCAATCCACCGTCGAATCCGCGTCCTTTGCCGGTTCGAACTGGCTGTACAATTCGCAAGGGGTCGCCGACACGAGCCAGTCGGTCATCAGCAATTTCGTTCGCGGTACCTCAGGCCAGGTCACGCTCAACACGATCGACTACGATTCCTCGCAGTCCCTGATGATCGATACGGCCGATCCCAGCCGCGGCTTGCTCACCAAGACCGTCGATGCCAACAGCATCGCTTCCGACGGCACAGGCACGGCCCGCAATTACTATCTTCTGGCGCCGGCAGGCTCGACAGGGACGTCTGGAGGCACGGAAATCTCGCTGAGCGCCGCCACGACGTCCGGCCAGGTGACCGACATGCTAAATGTCACGCATTCGCTGCTGACGGCAGCAACGTCTGCGGCATCGAACATGGGCGTCACCAAGGCGCGCATCGACAGCCAGACGACCTTCGTTGCGGGTCTTCAGGACGCCATCGACACCAGTGTCGGCGACCTCGTGGATACCAACATGGAAGAGGCCTCGGCGCGCGTCACGTCTCTGACGACAGCCCAGCAACTGGGCGTCCAGTCGCTTTCCATTGCAAACACGATGGCCAGCAAGATCCTGGTCTTGCTGCAGAACGGCTGA
- a CDS encoding MotB family protein — MSDAENHHNGKNEIIIIKRHGGGDHEGGHGGAWKIAYADFMTALMAFFLVMWLVNASNAETKASVASYFNPIKLADTKPTEKGLKKPVDAAEGEQKQEKSKENSDQQTNGASAASGEDQTSTAGDQTNYSEADFFENPYSVLSEIAQEVGQQANVSAKGDGGASTSGPATGADGGKAYRDPFDPDFWTKQVKVTPSSKPDGGEASKTDDEPKGEVVAMAKATASDNGPVSDKPQIPETQASASDQAQQPPPTNPPIPEKMPEGMQKPMDAAEKAAADAAQAAEAAAEKAADAAKPASTAAETQDAKTLQATIQKEIGGVAGKLAEGLVVTPAEGGLLVTISDQSNDPMFNIGSAVPRKEMVLAMAKIGKILADRPGAIVLRGHTDGRQYKAGESDNWRLSLDRAQSAYYMLVHGGLDEKRISQVSGFADRRLKMPEDPFNNANRRIEILVQGSQG, encoded by the coding sequence ATGAGCGACGCTGAAAATCACCACAACGGCAAGAATGAAATCATCATCATCAAGCGGCACGGCGGCGGCGACCACGAGGGTGGCCACGGCGGTGCCTGGAAGATCGCTTATGCCGACTTCATGACCGCTCTGATGGCCTTCTTCCTGGTGATGTGGCTGGTCAATGCATCGAATGCGGAAACCAAGGCGTCCGTTGCGTCCTATTTCAATCCCATCAAGCTTGCCGATACCAAGCCCACCGAAAAAGGCCTTAAAAAGCCTGTGGACGCGGCGGAAGGTGAGCAGAAGCAAGAAAAATCCAAGGAAAACTCCGACCAGCAGACCAATGGCGCCTCGGCCGCTTCCGGCGAGGACCAGACGTCGACGGCTGGCGACCAGACCAATTATTCCGAAGCCGATTTCTTCGAGAACCCCTATTCGGTTCTGTCGGAAATCGCCCAAGAGGTGGGTCAGCAGGCCAATGTCAGCGCCAAGGGCGATGGCGGTGCCAGCACCTCCGGTCCGGCAACCGGCGCCGATGGCGGCAAGGCCTACCGAGATCCCTTCGATCCCGATTTCTGGACAAAGCAGGTGAAGGTTACTCCTAGCTCCAAACCGGACGGCGGCGAAGCCAGCAAGACGGACGACGAGCCAAAGGGCGAGGTGGTTGCCATGGCAAAGGCCACCGCGTCCGATAACGGTCCGGTATCCGACAAGCCGCAAATACCCGAGACGCAGGCCTCTGCCAGCGATCAGGCGCAGCAACCGCCGCCCACCAATCCGCCGATTCCCGAAAAGATGCCGGAGGGTATGCAGAAGCCGATGGATGCTGCCGAGAAAGCAGCAGCCGATGCTGCGCAGGCTGCAGAGGCCGCTGCAGAAAAGGCTGCCGATGCGGCAAAGCCCGCATCGACCGCCGCCGAGACGCAGGATGCCAAGACGCTGCAGGCGACGATCCAGAAGGAGATCGGTGGCGTCGCCGGGAAACTCGCCGAAGGTCTGGTCGTCACACCGGCCGAGGGTGGGTTGCTGGTGACCATTTCGGACCAGAGCAACGATCCGATGTTCAATATCGGCTCAGCCGTGCCGCGCAAGGAGATGGTTCTGGCAATGGCGAAGATCGGCAAGATCCTTGCTGACCGCCCCGGCGCCATTGTGCTGCGCGGACACACCGACGGCCGGCAGTACAAAGCTGGCGAGAGCGACAACTGGCGCCTGTCGCTGGACCGCGCCCAGAGCGCCTATTACATGCTCGTCCACGGCGGCCTTGATGAGAAACGCATTTCGCAGGTCTCAGGCTTCGCAGACCGTCGCCTGAAGATGCCAGAGGACCCGTTCAACAACGCCAATCGTCGTATCGAGATCCTGGTTCAGGGGAGCCAGGGATAG
- the motC gene encoding chemotaxis protein MotC: MARSKHRYGLTLTLALGALLPGVGHADDKDLAPHKMLRSLQFVQDSVVLGDHSAEEMQRFMLSTIDDRLRSADRSVFEDVRNVDAALVYTMSGGNPDTLEFLMARDVDGHFDNRVADVLRKYLSGKGLLIVKTLADTAKEYRDKKIGPYLSLVAANVMSAKDPKAALKLYDWARLTSPGTIVEEAALRRSMALSTEAKMVPQSLTYSQLYARRFLHSPYASQFADLFVKLVVDHNTEIKPEDIIDILSFMDGARKREVYLRIARSATIAGKNDLARMASAQAAAIPSDGGDSFNQLANFYGGVANVSTDKADAAAHDINEIPEGELNARDRALRDAAKTVADAVTRLPEPQSLTQASRTKPANGETRHDGAASVETLGTKSPAAAAVGQGAAASAAQPHDGGGQDADSSFTTFVTSSQSKLDALDGLLKQEGN; this comes from the coding sequence ATGGCGCGCAGCAAGCATCGATACGGGCTGACGCTCACCCTGGCTCTCGGCGCGTTGTTGCCGGGAGTAGGGCATGCCGACGACAAGGATCTGGCGCCCCACAAGATGCTGAGATCCCTGCAGTTCGTGCAGGATTCGGTGGTGCTCGGCGATCACTCTGCCGAGGAGATGCAGCGCTTCATGTTGTCCACCATCGACGATCGCCTGCGATCTGCCGACAGGTCCGTCTTCGAGGATGTCCGCAATGTCGATGCGGCGCTGGTGTATACGATGAGCGGCGGTAATCCGGACACTCTGGAATTTTTGATGGCACGGGATGTCGACGGTCATTTCGACAACCGCGTCGCGGATGTCCTGCGCAAATACCTGAGTGGCAAAGGCCTTCTCATCGTCAAGACGCTGGCCGACACGGCCAAGGAATATCGCGACAAGAAGATCGGTCCCTACCTGTCGCTGGTCGCAGCCAATGTCATGAGCGCCAAGGACCCCAAGGCTGCTCTCAAGCTCTATGACTGGGCGCGCCTGACGAGCCCCGGGACAATCGTCGAAGAGGCGGCCCTCAGGCGCTCGATGGCTTTGTCGACCGAGGCAAAGATGGTTCCGCAAAGCCTTACCTACTCGCAGCTCTACGCCCGCCGCTTCCTGCATTCGCCCTATGCCAGCCAGTTTGCCGATCTCTTCGTAAAGCTCGTGGTCGATCACAACACCGAGATTAAGCCGGAGGACATAATCGATATCCTCTCCTTCATGGACGGGGCGCGAAAGCGTGAGGTTTATCTTCGTATCGCCAGGAGCGCGACTATTGCCGGCAAGAACGATCTAGCCCGGATGGCATCGGCCCAGGCGGCGGCTATTCCGAGCGATGGCGGCGACTCGTTCAACCAGCTTGCCAACTTCTACGGTGGCGTCGCCAATGTCTCGACGGACAAGGCTGACGCCGCGGCCCACGATATCAACGAAATTCCAGAGGGCGAGTTGAACGCCAGGGACCGGGCGCTGCGCGACGCTGCGAAGACGGTCGCCGACGCGGTGACGCGGCTTCCCGAGCCGCAAAGCCTGACGCAAGCTTCACGCACTAAGCCTGCTAACGGAGAGACCCGACACGATGGAGCCGCAAGCGTCGAGACGCTAGGGACGAAAAGTCCCGCTGCGGCGGCTGTCGGGCAAGGAGCCGCCGCAAGCGCGGCTCAACCCCATGATGGAGGGGGGCAGGATGCCGACTCTTCGTTCACCACATTCGTGACATCAAGCCAATCGAAGCTCGACGCGCTTGACGGACTTTTGAAGCAGGAAGGCAATTGA
- a CDS encoding flagellar hook-length control protein FliK, which produces MAGIGITSASAGSDVVSLSKSSSRSKGSGSDSQRFQDALSSSGNSTDANAASKRSTADTNSVDTTASEPDTGKATGETLLQASNSATGSATPAPVGDGTLLPVPPVAPPVPGAPLVSLPAAPVAVPAALALVVPADDGAAVKLPAADIAQQLADVVAGAATGEPATPVKGDLPGVKGSKSGAAADDSKDADANASDPNAASGAVTDVLSLLGAGLSAAAIPAQTSASVLAAAGQLHTGNGKIDPGAASVANALPADAADDSGDAVAVGMAMLAPSMGSAGQGNAVAGTSTDGDAPVTFNVDRASGKVQSLDLSASRNADDTPQLDIKSASGDTGATVTVLDSRRFVGLADGSNSALVANSLTGNKDWAAAMQPNAALTGASATTSASKVMNTLKIQMNPDNLGIVTATMRLSGEQLSVDLKVHSAEAYRQLSNDQSAMIDSLRQQGYSVDRMTVTYTAPDTSSNNQQSPQGQQQQQPGTSQGQGSDGQARRQNSGRQAGDQDGISRAGNVGTDDSVAGSAQRARAGGVYL; this is translated from the coding sequence ATGGCCGGTATCGGTATCACCAGCGCTTCCGCCGGGTCTGATGTCGTTTCTCTTTCAAAAAGCAGCAGCCGGAGCAAGGGCTCGGGTAGCGATTCCCAGCGGTTCCAGGATGCGCTCAGCAGCTCCGGAAACAGCACGGATGCGAATGCCGCGTCTAAGCGCAGCACTGCCGATACAAATTCGGTCGACACGACCGCTTCTGAGCCCGATACCGGCAAGGCAACAGGCGAGACCCTGCTTCAAGCCAGCAACTCGGCCACTGGGTCGGCCACCCCGGCGCCAGTCGGCGACGGCACGTTGCTTCCCGTACCTCCGGTCGCGCCACCCGTGCCCGGCGCCCCCCTCGTTTCGCTGCCCGCTGCCCCGGTGGCCGTGCCCGCTGCCCTCGCTCTTGTCGTCCCTGCAGATGATGGTGCTGCGGTGAAATTGCCAGCCGCCGATATCGCCCAGCAGCTGGCCGATGTCGTTGCCGGCGCGGCGACAGGCGAGCCAGCCACACCCGTCAAAGGCGATCTTCCCGGCGTCAAGGGCAGCAAAAGCGGCGCTGCCGCCGACGATAGCAAGGACGCCGATGCCAATGCATCCGACCCCAATGCCGCCAGCGGTGCCGTGACCGACGTGCTGTCGCTGCTCGGAGCCGGTTTGTCGGCCGCTGCCATCCCCGCGCAGACCTCCGCCAGCGTCCTTGCCGCAGCCGGGCAGCTCCACACCGGCAATGGCAAGATCGATCCCGGCGCGGCCTCTGTTGCAAATGCGCTTCCGGCCGACGCCGCGGACGACAGCGGCGACGCCGTTGCCGTGGGCATGGCCATGCTGGCGCCGTCAATGGGCAGCGCTGGCCAGGGCAATGCCGTTGCCGGCACATCTACCGACGGTGACGCCCCCGTAACGTTTAACGTCGACCGGGCGAGTGGCAAGGTACAGTCGCTGGATCTCTCTGCGAGCCGGAATGCCGACGATACGCCTCAGCTCGACATCAAATCGGCAAGCGGCGACACCGGGGCCACCGTTACGGTCCTCGACTCCCGACGTTTCGTCGGCCTCGCCGATGGCTCGAATTCGGCACTGGTTGCCAATTCGCTGACGGGCAACAAGGACTGGGCAGCGGCCATGCAGCCCAATGCGGCGCTGACCGGAGCATCGGCGACGACCAGTGCCAGCAAAGTCATGAACACTCTGAAAATTCAGATGAATCCGGATAATCTCGGGATCGTCACCGCGACCATGCGGCTTTCGGGCGAGCAGCTTTCCGTCGATCTCAAGGTCCATTCTGCCGAGGCCTACAGGCAGCTCAGCAACGACCAGAGCGCGATGATCGATTCACTGCGCCAGCAGGGCTACAGCGTCGATCGCATGACCGTGACCTACACCGCGCCGGACACATCGAGCAACAACCAGCAGAGCCCCCAGGGCCAGCAGCAGCAACAACCCGGCACAAGCCAGGGGCAGGGCAGCGATGGCCAGGCTCGCAGACAGAATTCAGGACGACAGGCCGGTGATCAAGATGGTATCTCGCGCGCAGGCAACGTGGGTACGGACGATAGCGTTGCTGGCAGTGCTCAGCGGGCTCGTGCCGGGGGCGTCTATCTCTGA
- a CDS encoding transglycosylase SLT domain-containing protein has translation MVSRAQATWVRTIALLAVLSGLVPGASISDASASTTEGMCEREIQAAALKYGIPEGILYSVGLTETGRKGSLYPFAMNIEGKPFFPASENAALQLFAQAHQSGAKLIDIGCMQINQYFHGENFASVEAMFDPHSNVEYAAKFLSVLHDKHETWTMAVARYHAGPNNNPAQKVYVCRVIANLVATGYGKWTPNAATFCRE, from the coding sequence ATGGTATCTCGCGCGCAGGCAACGTGGGTACGGACGATAGCGTTGCTGGCAGTGCTCAGCGGGCTCGTGCCGGGGGCGTCTATCTCTGACGCCAGCGCTTCCACCACGGAAGGAATGTGCGAGCGGGAAATCCAGGCGGCGGCGCTGAAATACGGAATTCCCGAAGGCATACTCTACTCGGTCGGGTTGACCGAAACGGGCCGCAAGGGCTCCCTCTACCCCTTCGCCATGAATATCGAAGGCAAGCCATTTTTCCCGGCATCTGAAAATGCGGCACTGCAGCTCTTCGCGCAAGCGCATCAGAGCGGTGCCAAATTGATCGATATTGGTTGTATGCAGATCAACCAATACTTTCATGGCGAGAACTTCGCGTCGGTCGAGGCGATGTTCGATCCGCACAGCAATGTCGAATATGCGGCCAAGTTTTTGAGCGTTTTGCACGACAAGCACGAGACCTGGACGATGGCGGTGGCGCGCTATCATGCGGGTCCGAACAACAACCCGGCGCAGAAGGTTTACGTCTGTCGGGTGATCGCCAATCTCGTCGCCACCGGTTACGGAAAATGGACGCCTAACGCAGCCACATTTTGCCGGGAATGA
- the rem gene encoding transcriptional activator Rem produces the protein MIVVVDERGLVKDGYTSLFGREGIPSTGFDPEEFGEWVQTAADSDIAAVEAFLIGQGEHVHQLPRAIRDRTLAPVIAVSDHPSLEATLALFDCGVDDVVRKPVHPREILARAAAIRRRLKAVANFTDVGAIRVFSDGRDPEVHGEVFALPRRERRILEYLISNRGRRVTKTQIFNAIYGIFDEEVEENVVESHISKLRKKLRRKLGFDPVDSKRFLGYCIDWS, from the coding sequence ATGATCGTAGTGGTTGACGAACGCGGACTTGTTAAAGACGGCTACACATCTCTCTTTGGGCGAGAGGGAATTCCTTCAACGGGGTTCGACCCCGAGGAGTTCGGCGAGTGGGTCCAGACGGCAGCAGATAGCGATATCGCGGCAGTCGAGGCCTTCCTCATCGGCCAGGGCGAGCATGTACATCAGCTCCCCCGGGCGATCCGCGATCGGACACTTGCGCCGGTCATCGCGGTCAGCGATCACCCCTCGCTTGAAGCGACGCTTGCACTTTTTGATTGTGGTGTCGACGATGTCGTCCGCAAGCCAGTGCACCCTCGCGAGATCCTGGCACGGGCAGCGGCCATCCGCCGTCGCCTGAAGGCCGTTGCAAATTTCACCGACGTCGGTGCCATCCGGGTTTTCTCCGATGGCCGCGATCCGGAAGTGCACGGCGAAGTTTTCGCCCTGCCGCGCCGCGAGCGCCGCATCTTGGAATATCTGATTTCCAACCGCGGACGTCGCGTCACCAAGACCCAGATCTTCAACGCGATCTACGGCATCTTCGACGAAGAAGTCGAAGAGAACGTCGTCGAAAGCCATATCTCCAAGCTGCGCAAGAAGCTGCGCAGGAAGCTCGGCTTCGACCCGGTCGATTCCAAGCGTTTCCTTGGCTACTGCATCGACTGGAGCTAA
- a CDS encoding flagellar hook protein FlgE, translating into MSLFGSMKTAVSGMNAQANRLSTVSDNIANSATTGYKSSSTSFSSLVLPTTAGTYSSGGVATSVQYAISQQGGLSYTSSTTDLAIQGEGFFVVQDAAGTPYLTRAGDFSPDANGNLVNAAGYSLMGYSYGSGSPSVVVNGFDGLVPINTESQGLTAVASTTASFSGNLDSTAAVATGNLPASNTAPVTTDTKKTSLIAYDTQGNKVQYDFYYTKTAADTWDVSVYRGSDAATGGTSSFPYSSAAVGSGTLAFDSSGKITSGGTLAISDPNAVSGTQDIAVDISGFSQLAASFGATGKADGQAPSAVNKVTVGTDGTVTAQYADGTSKPLYRIPLANVASPDNLTVLSGNVYSANGQSGVTVTGFPQSSGLGYIQAGALEESNVDLAGELTTMIQAQKSYTANSKVFQTGSDLMDVLVNLVR; encoded by the coding sequence ATGAGTCTTTTCGGTAGCATGAAGACGGCGGTTTCGGGGATGAATGCCCAAGCAAACCGCTTGAGCACGGTCTCCGACAACATCGCCAATTCGGCAACGACGGGCTACAAGTCCTCGTCGACAAGCTTTTCATCGCTCGTCCTGCCGACCACGGCCGGCACTTACAGTTCCGGTGGTGTTGCCACCTCGGTACAGTATGCGATTTCACAGCAGGGCGGTCTCTCCTACACCTCGTCCACGACGGACTTGGCCATCCAGGGCGAAGGATTTTTCGTCGTCCAGGATGCGGCCGGAACCCCTTACCTGACACGCGCCGGTGACTTTTCGCCGGATGCAAACGGCAACCTGGTCAATGCTGCGGGCTACAGCCTTATGGGTTATTCCTACGGCTCCGGTTCGCCGTCGGTGGTCGTCAACGGCTTTGATGGTCTCGTGCCAATCAATACGGAATCCCAGGGCCTGACGGCTGTCGCATCCACCACAGCTTCGTTCTCCGGCAATCTCGATTCGACAGCGGCAGTCGCCACCGGTAACTTGCCCGCAAGCAACACGGCTCCGGTGACAACCGATACCAAGAAGACTTCGCTGATTGCCTACGATACCCAGGGCAACAAGGTGCAGTACGACTTCTACTACACGAAGACGGCGGCTGATACCTGGGACGTCTCGGTCTATCGCGGCTCCGATGCCGCCACCGGCGGCACGTCATCCTTTCCGTATTCATCTGCAGCAGTCGGCTCCGGGACGTTGGCCTTCGATTCCAGCGGCAAGATTACCAGTGGTGGTACGCTTGCCATCAGCGACCCCAATGCTGTCAGTGGTACACAAGACATCGCTGTCGACATCTCGGGCTTCTCGCAGCTCGCCGCCTCTTTCGGCGCGACCGGCAAGGCAGACGGTCAGGCACCGAGCGCAGTCAACAAGGTCACCGTCGGCACCGATGGCACCGTAACGGCGCAATATGCAGACGGCACCAGCAAGCCACTGTATCGCATTCCGCTGGCGAATGTGGCGAGCCCGGACAATCTGACGGTTCTCAGCGGCAACGTTTACTCCGCCAATGGACAGTCAGGCGTGACGGTCACCGGTTTCCCGCAGTCGAGCGGTCTTGGCTACATCCAGGCAGGGGCGTTGGAAGAATCCAACGTCGATCTCGCCGGCGAACTGACGACGATGATCCAGGCACAGAAAAGCTATACGGCGAATTCCAAGGTGTTTCAGACCGGTTCGGATCTGATGGACGTTCTTGTGAACCTCGTCCGATAA